The Zea mays cultivar B73 chromosome 7, Zm-B73-REFERENCE-NAM-5.0, whole genome shotgun sequence DNA segment AGTTTCTTTAGTGGAGCGAAGTTTCAGAGACAGTGCTCTTCCTATCGCCATCATGTCAGGGATGGAGGAGCACGCATCACCAAGTACTCTATTGTCTAAAATGCAAACTCATAGTAGATTGATTATTTCTCATGCATTTAGGAGAGAAAATTGTCTCTATTATATACAAGAAGACTCAGATTAACATGCACAAAAGAATAGAAAGCTAAAATGTACTTAGTAAGATCTTATGAATTCTGTCGTGGTTTCGGAAACCGGAGAGACAATAGAATTTGTGTTATGTGGGGGCTAGCGCGGACTCACTCTGAATGGTAAATCACGGGTGACTCAAGCAAAGGGTTTATATTGATTCACGCGGGAGCCCTAGTCCAGTGTGTGTTGATCATAGTGTTCACCTTGTATTGTGTTACAACATGTGCAAGTGTGAGAAATGAGGGAGTGGAAAACTCTAGTTGAATGCTCCTGCCCTTTGGCTGTTTTGACCCTTCCCTTTTTATAGCTCAAGTGGGTTCTTACATGAGGACAGCTTATCGTCCAAAAAGAGAGTGTGACCTATTGTCTATAGTGGTCTTGCTGACGCAACTCTCTTGATGTCGTCTCCTGGTTAATGCATGGTTGTACGTTCGGCATGGCGGATTTGCTTCGTCTACCCGGTATGTGGGTTACTATAGTGACTCCGATGCTGAACTTCGCTATAGCGACACTTGGTGGGACCCTTGGGTCAGTGTGGACATCGAGGGTTGTACGCAGCGATGTTAGTAACCCGTAGAGATGTGATTTGTGAAGCAACAACATATGGAGCATGAGCGTGAGCATGCATGTTTGCCGAGTTAAACGTTGTCCCCACAAGACTTGGCGGCAAGCAAGTGTGTCGTGGATCCTCCTTCCTCTCTCCTAGTTCCTGTTAGCTGTCTCGGCTGTTTTGATGTGGTAATCAACACATGCTGTTTTGGCTCTTGTATCACGTACGTGCTCCTTCCCACCAATTCACTAATGTACTGGTTTTAACTTTGATTTTTTGGTGTTTTAATTTatactaggtgtgtgcccgtgcgttgcaacgagagTATGCTGGAATGAACATTGACACATATCTGATCGGATCTTATATTAAGTTGTTTTACACATAATATATGTTAGCAGGAGCGAAACAGTAAGTAGCCTTAAACCTGTTACATTTTAGTGGGAGTCAGTCTGTCAACTATTGGGCATGTTAAAAAGAACTCTGGGCAGCCCTAGCTGTGGCTACTCCTATGGGTGATAGTTGTGATGGTAAGATGCTTATCAGCTTATGCAATCAAGCATAAAGCGGTTCAGAAGGACTATCGTCTTTTGTTCAGGCACTATACCGATGCCTGATGCTTGTGGTTATGATCTGCCCTCATTGTACCCAGATGGCTTCAAAGGCGTCCATGAAATATGAGTTGACATGGAGGAAAATTTCTGTAGTATTGGACTATTGATATAGATGCATAGCTGTTGCTAGGTATGTGCTCGTGCGATACCACGGAACGCAAATTGATGAGCCTCTAACGGCTCAGGGCCCTGGCGACGGGTGATGTGAGTACAATGGTGATGGGAACCCTCACAAGGAACAGTGCCTTGTTGCAGAGAAGCGCAAGCCCGAGCACGCCACCACTCGATGCCACGAGTTCCATTGTCCTATTGGGGGCCTGCCATTGCCACAAGCTCCATATATAAAATGGGTTATTCAGATCATAATAACTAAAACAATGGTGTGCCAAGTCTTTTGATGCTACGCTCAAAGACTCAGACAATATTGACAACACATATATCCTTATCTAATTGCCTCATTCTTGATAGACCCACACAAAAATAGAAGAGCAGAAAAAATATAGATCAAGCAAGCATATATCAAAGATATAGTGTTTTTTAGACAAAATACACAAGTTTTGTGTAGTGGTTCTAGGCATGCCAAATAAAGTGGCAATGCATAGCAAGTTTAGGCATGCCTATCGAagtcctgcaaacaatacccattctTCACATGTTCTGTCGAATACATGTACTGCCTTCTAATGTGGCTGCGTTGATCCCATTGGGGCACGATATCACTGATCACTGTGCTATCCAAACAATGGGGGCAAAAAGTCAGCAAACACAACATATGCATACTTTGGCCATCAGTCCAAAGCACACAGGTTAAATCATTCCAGACGTGGGATAGTTGACTTACAAATTTTCAAAACAGCAAACTGTGGTACCATATTGCTACAGTGGCACCTCTTATTCTACTTTTCGTCCATCGACAGCTCAGTTTTGTGGGACACACAAGGCAATTACATGGCACTATAAGATAAACTTGTTCAGGTATAATCTCTTCACATGTTTGTGTGAATCACACGCTTAACAGAATTAGAAGCACATACTTGGGGTTAGTGCAGGAGAACCCCTAGCAATTGAGCATGTTATCTTTGTTGCAAGAGGGTCCCATGCCTTGCCTTCAGTATTGCTGCAATGTCCATTCTTGATTGGTTAAATAGCAGTATTTGTTGAAGAATCACCAATACCCTTTGTCACTTGATTCCTTAGAACTGCACTTAGCCCTTGACCCCAACTGTCTGGCCAACAATAGAAGCTGCTATGGTGAATGTCATCGCAGTCCTGGCCTCTTGAACATCACAACAGACTTGAAGTTTCAGAACTATGAAGGCACAATTGAAGTTTCAGAACTATGTACTCATAGTTGCACACCTTTCATTGTTGGTATACCTAAATTAAATATGTTCATCTGAATGTTTGGATTGCAGTTCTTTCAACAATAGGCATGAAAAACATGTAACAAATTGTATTTTTCTATACGACATACAACATGCATCTTACAAGAAAAATGAAATGGTGTTTGATACTCTTACACGAAAAGCATTGAGAATAAGTCAGACATGAACAAATAGCCATGTTATTCAAGATACAAACAAAAGTCCAAATTACTACAAGGTTTCTCTAAATGTGGTGAGGTATGAACTGATGCAAGGTGAATAGGTGATTGTACCATTGTGACAGAGGCAGCCAAGAAGACCAAATGAACCATTAAAGAGTCCAAGTTTCAGTTTACTGGGTAATATAGGAAACAACATGTCTGAAACAACAACTTTCAGTTTGTGCCAGACTCAGAGGAGAGAATGTCTGAATGCCATACTTTTCTATGCGTGGATACCTGCACACAAATATTCTCACTTTTTACATCTAGTAGTGCACATAAATTCTCATACTTCAAAAACAATGAGATTATCTAGCAATGTCATGCAACTACATGAATCTAATAAAATGACATTCAGAAAGGGATTTTGCAACCTCGCCTTCAAGGAAACTTACACCTTTATACATACGCTTATAGTTCTGCATTGATTTTGGCAGAATATCAAGAGAAAAAAAACAGCAACGACAAAGATCAGATAAGTCTTCCACTAACAAGCATTTATTATAGACAAACTGAGAAGCTGGTAAAAATGTGATTATGGAAGTTGTTTTCAAACAATAGTATAGTTTGTTAAATCAGAGTAAAATGCTAACTCAACAGCTTGATGCAAAGATATGAACCATTATAACAGTAATGAATACCTTGAATTTTAGAGAGGAGAGAAAAAAAGGCTGCCATGTTCTAGAATTCACCATAGGAGCATCTTCTTCTCCTGCAAATAAACAAAAACAAACTTCCATTTTTATAGTAAAAAGTATATCTGGATTTTTAAAAAAACAATAAGTGAAATCAAGAGGAGGCGCTCAAACAATGTAGGCGAGACGTGTCTGaactctgaagatcatcctgtccACCCATGTCTTGTGGTCGAAAACTGCCTCCGCAGCATGGATCCAGCAAACGAACAGAAGAGAAGTCTCCAGCAGCCCATCGTCCCACACCAGGAACAACCAGAGAGGCAAGCAGGGGAAACGCCATCCTGTAGAGATGACAGTGCTGCTCTCCCCGAGCTCCTCCCTGTTCCTCGCCAAACCTTCTGCCGTCGCCAAGGACAGGGCGGCGGCTGCGGCTGTGACGTGCTTCAGCGGGCCCTCCCTGTCAGTGGGGCATGAAGAGGAGGGTGTAGCAGTGGTGGTGGGGAGGCGTGTGTTGGCTTCCACAGCAGCTGTCGCCTCAGTGCTTGGGTTTGCAGGCCGTGGTCTGGCGGCCAACCAGGGCCTGGTCGCCGAGAGGATCCCTGGCTTGTCTGAACCTGACGAAaatggtgagctcttcttcttcttctttctctgCAGTGAAATATTGTTGAATTGTTTTTATGATGCTGATCGAATCGTTCAGACAGGTTGGAGAACGTACCGCAGGCCAGACGACAAGTCCGGTGGCCACGGAGTTGGCTGGACCCCCATCATGTGATGTGGCTGTGCGGCTGTGCTGGTGGGGAGGAGGACAGAAGGGGGGGGCGAATGACGGGGCAGTGGCTATCCCCGAGTCGCCGGTGAAGAAGCGAGCGCGGGTCGCCGAGCTCCTCATGTGATGGAAACCGACGGTGGTCAGGGGGGGATCACGGTCAGGCGCAGGCATCGCGACCTGTAGGACGGGGTGCGGAGGGGGAGGCGGGGATTGGGGTCGGGGTGCATGGACGTGGAACGGGGTAGGGGCAGTCGAGCGTCGCAGAGAGGGAGGCGGGCgtaagaccaactccagcaacACTCCTCATCCCACTCCGCATCCGCATTTTGCACGGTCTGAGGCACTATTGCGCTCTCCAGCAGGCTCCGCATCCGTCTCCGCAAAATAGACGCCGTGTACCTGCACTCCCCATTTCCacactttctctctcctctccgcagCTCTCTGCATGCGCGCGCGGCTGCTCGCGGGCCCCAGGTGTCATAGACTGCATGCGGAGTGCAAATACGGAGTCTGCTGGAAACGGAGACGGatacggagaggagagagaaactgttggccgcgcgttttagggatacggagagggagtctgctggagttggtctaacCATGGGGCAGGGGCAGTCGAGCGCCGGAGAAGGGGAGGCGGGCGTAACCATGGTATCGCCAGATTTGAATAGGGTGCGGCCGCCATTGCCGACTTGAGGTCGTGCGTGGGGTATGCGGGGCGGGCGCGGGGCATGCGGCTGCCATTACCGGCTTGAGGTCGGTCGCGGGGGTTTGGCGCGGGGCGAGCACGAGACGAGCGCAGAGAGTAGGCGCGGGGCGAGGGCAGTCTACACTAATGACTTAATAATTAGTAGAGATTCAGGACGGCCCTGAGGGTGGGGCAACGAGGTAGCCACCCCGGGCCCGATTTCAACGAGGTAGCCACCCCGGGCCCGATTTCATAGAGGCCAACGGCCAACCTTAGATATGTACTTATATTAGTTAGACTATACGGTTTAGTAGTTCAGTGGTAAAGTGTCGGCTTTGCTTAATAGTTCAGGGTCAAAGTGTTGAAAACTTGAGAACCATGATGTATCTATATCTTAATCATATTTAAACATGTTAGAAGAAGGTAATATTGTAATATGtactttttatttatttgttatttgataTAGATATTTTTAATGTATATTGAGTTCTTATAttggtaatatatatatatatatatatatatatatatatatatatatatatatatatatatatatatatatatatatatatatatatatatatatatatatattagaaaGGTCTATTTTAAATCCTCCTAAAATCTCAGGACCACTACTGTTTATATTGGGTCGTTTATGTGTCTCAAATATTGTGGATGACTGCATACATATTCTGCTGTTTACGGAGATGTGCCCACAACTGCATTAAATGGGTTCAATCCTTGATCCAAGTTAGCCAAATACCATTTTGGTTTTAATTCCAGGAATTCAATTATGTTTGAATCTATCCAAACAAGTATAAAATCAATTCTGGACAAATCAATTCCTAGAATCTGATTCAAATAAACTGATTCaaaacattttttattttttctataaATTTAACTAAACGTATACAAAATTAAGTTAGGACCGCCCTAAAATGTCAATGTGAACTTTATTCGGAGAGAGTACTATTATTACTATAGTACCTGCTAAGCGTCGGATATGGACAACAGAATCCAGCGATTTGTCGTCTCAAGAGTCAAGACGTGGACGTTCCGTACACGGCAGAGCCCTCGCGGCCTCGCGGGCCCCACCTTGTACGTGCACAATACGGGCATGCCGTATTGCCGTATACGACGTCACGGCGACTTCcagccttcgacttgtgagttgcCCATCTGTGGAGCCCGCCTATGGACCCGGCCACGCCAGCGCGACAGCGACTGCCCCGCTGGCTGGTGGAGGTGGACCGACGACGCCAATCTCAGACTGTCTTCAACGGTTACCCCTAAATTTCTCCCCTTATATCCCACTCACGTGCCACGTCAGCGTTCTCTTTCCCCCTATATCTCCACCATATACAGCGGTTCCCTCTAAATCCTTCCCCTATACTCCAATATAATCATAAAATACTATTTTCCATACATATTCATCATCTATTATTAATTTTTTCACAACTAATAAATACTTTTGTACACACAAATCGAGATAAGAGGAGCCTTTGTTGTGCCTCTACCTGTAGCGTCCGAACCCACCCGCCGCTAGCACTGTAGCAGCGCTAGGGGGCAACGTTGTAGTGGGAAGCGGAGGCCTGTAGCCGCCAAATACAGGGGAGGGGGACGCGTTGAAGAGAGTCTGAGTCGCGATCACGACTCACGAGTCGTTGAACACTTGAACCGTCCTATAGCATTTTCAACAATATCTTAAATTAGTGTTTTAAATTAAAATATGAAACTCTACGCAGAAAAATTATTTCAATGCTTCATTTCATAAAATTTGATAAAAAAATTATAGAGCATCTTCTTAACAGCCTTAAATATATTATATCGTAAGGAACTATGCTATAATTTAAATTTAAAGTTTTACTGTTGTAGTGGAATGTTTTGTTGGTACCCTAAATtttttaaaatatatttattttaaaattatagtgtattttataggtcacgttgttggagatgctctaatagtTATTATTAAACATATGCAGTTACTTGAATTTATCCTAGATTTTAAAATTTTGTAGATTTTGCTGTAGAATTTTGTTCAAAATGTTGTCCAAATATTTGATGTAAAAAAAGAGGttaaacccttgtagtactttaaAAATAACTTGGGGGCAGATTCGTGTGAGGCAACTAGTTTTTTAGTTAAACTGTCACCATTAACTTCTCTAACGAAACAGGGGTAAGCTATGTCTGTTTTGGAAAAGCATGATACAAACATACATAATTAAATACTAGTAAGATGTTCATGCATTTGTACAATTTCTAAATATTAAACACAAAAGTATGTAGATTACGTTGGTTAAATATATATGAATGTGAAACAACAACTAAAATTTGAACTATTAATTATGTATAATTTTATCTTATTTTTATATAAAACAGAGAGGAGAGGAGCGATGACTGTGGCGTGTGGGAACGTGGAAACTCGCTGGCCCATCTCGAATAATTTTGCTGCACTTCTAATACCTTCACGAGTCTGCACAAGCATAGATTGGTGCTGGTTGAACGGCCCTGATTCTTTTTTTTCATGGCTCTGCGTTCGAGAGCATGTTTTTCGTTGAAGGCTTCTTTGGTTAGAAGTGACCTGAGTGAATTGGAGAGGATTAGAGGCATGTTTGGTTCACTACCTCAGTTGCtacattttgcctaacttttctgcctaaggttagttattcaatttgaacgactaaccttagacaaagtggggcacatttagccacaaaccaaacaggccctaaatctATTTATATTTAATTTTAAATATGAATAAATTTAATTCTAttaatctttgtcgagtgttctttgccgagtgttacactcggcaaagcctttgccgagtgtaaaatagcattTGCCGAGTGTgttagacactcgacaaagaacgcgattccggtagtgttaaTTTCCTCTAGTTTTTATACAACAAAGCATAAGAGGATatatttcttttcttttacttTGATGAAACAATTTGGTTCTTTTGGACGAGCCAAAACCCGGATATGGTCCAATTAAGACCTTATTCGTTTGTCCAAAAATGTAACAGGAATCATTTCAGATGatcaaaacttatataaattagagaaacaaatCGGCTAGGAATTATTTCATATCTCCATTCCTGAAGAAACGAACGGTCCTAAGGCTCCAAGCACGGGTCTATACATCAGGTTGCGCCGGTCTAAGCCCGCACAACATTGGGTCGGGTCGTGTTCAAGCATTAATCGTGGTATAGACTGGACCATCGTGTCACGGGCTATATAATACATTTGAGAATGTAGAATTAAATACATACTCCCCGTCTCTAAATGACATATTCATATACGAGGATGGTACTTCTTTGGACTATATAGGGACGGAGGTCGGGAGGGAATTCGCGAGAGCAAGAAAGCAGCTACGGTAGCCATGCATGACCATATGAAAGCGACGACGCGAGAGGATGTATGGTTTGGGCTGCTTAAATACAATCTGCAATAGACTGTGCTGCATTGCACATTATTCTTATGAAAGAGTGTGTTTCATCTCTATTTATGTTGTTTTGGATAAAATGTTTTGTTTATTTATGAAGGACATATTTCCTTATCAATAATTCCTACGCCCAAATTAAAGAAGCCCTGGAATCAGGAACTAGGAAGGGGCACCGATGTGATTTTGTGAGCCAACGACATGGGGAGCATGAGCGTGAGCAATGCATGTTTGCCGAGTCAAACGTTGCCCCACCAACAAGCAAGTGCGTCGTGCGTGGatcctctccttcctctctcttggTTCCTGTTATCTCTCTCGGCTGTCCACTCCCCCGTGATGTGAGCGCGTTTCTCTCCCGTCCTCTCCTCTCCTCCCCCGCAACAAACACCTGCAAGCTGCTCTCGATCTCTCTCTCCGTCGCCATCTCTCTCGCGCGCGCATTACTTGCACGTACGAGCTCAGAAGGAAGGCAGAGGCAAAAGCAGCCATGGTGATATGatacctcctcctcctcctcccattAGCTCCTCCGCATGCATCATGCATGGGTACGTGCGCGTGCTACATTTTATTTGAAATGAAATGGCTGGTTGTCTGCAGGCGAACTCGTCGTCCGGCCTTGCGGTGAACGACGAGTGCAAGGTGAAGTTCCGGGAGCTGAAGTCGCGGCGGAGCTTCCGGTTCATCGTGTTCAGGATCGACGACACGGACATGGAGATCAAGGTGGACCGCCTCGGCGGACCGAACCAGGGCTACGGCGACTTCACCGACAGCCTCCCCGCCAACGAGTGCCGCTACGCGATCTACGACCTCGACTTCACCACCATCGAGAACTGCCAGAAGAgcaagatcttcttcttctcctggtAATTCCATTCGTCGTCCATGTCCATATATATGTACGACAGTGCAGCAACGAACGTCAAAGTGTATCTGACTGAAAAAAAAAAACAATTAGGTCCCCTGACACTGCACGCACCAGGAGCAAGATGCTGTACGCCAGCTCcaaggacaggttcaggagggagcTGGACGGCATCCAGTGCGAGATCCAGGCCACCGACCCCAGCGAGATGAGCCTCGACATCGTCAGGAGCCGGACCAACTGACCGTCATCGTCCATCAACGACCAAGCAACAACACATCCACACTATATACTCAATTCACATTGCATGCATCGTTATTATTACATCATTTATTTCAGACCCCCCGCCCACTGCTAACCGTAGTCCATAAGAGATTCATCATCCGTGGACTATGCTCGATCTCTTCCGTACGATACAATTCTCAAATATTTCTATTTATTTCCTAAGTGAATTATTATATATGTACTATTTCATTCCAGGTTCATTTTACTTGTGACCATTCTTCAGTTCTTTTTTCTGTAAGGATCGGTATATCGGAGCATATGTGCATGGCTATGCCAGTTGTTGGGCGTAAGAATGTATTTTTTTCTGTAATATAGAAAAAAACTATTTTAAGCAACAGGTTATTGTCAAGTTACTTTGCTTGTGAACAAATTTCGTACCACGTATATATTTGTATGACCTTTGTATAAAGGTGACACGCCTAGTAACATTAACCAAACACCGAGGAAATATTAATTCTCAATCCAAGGGAACTCAAGGCGGTTGAGAGGATTTTTAGGGCTGATTCAGTGATCAGAGATCCCGAGGAGGATCCACGGGGGAGAAATCCCCTTGTAATTGAATAACAAGGGGATTTCTCCCCCGTGGATCCCCTCAGGATCCCTgatcaccaaatcaacccttaggctagtttggaaactcaaatctcTTTTAGGATTGAAGAAGATTGGagagaaaattagttcatttccaccTCAATCTCATTTAATCCCGAAGGGGATTTGAGGTTCCCAAAGTAGCCCTTACTGGGATAAAATTCCCCTTAATCTTTTTCAAGGCTACTTTGATGACAATGGAATTTAGGGAGAAAATGAACTAATTCTTCACACGATCTCCTCCAATCCTTTTTAATTCTCTTATATCACCAAACAAGGCCTCAATGTCCTTGGATTGGCGAGGTCATCCCATTTTATCTCGTTCACAAAAACAACAGCGACATTAATAGACTTAAAAACATTTGAGATGTCCACGGAGATATGACCAACCGGAAACAAGTGATATTCATGGTAGCTGTCCCTACTACAATCAAATAGATAGAGATATGACCAACCGGAAACAAGTGATATTCATGGTAGCTGTCCCTACTACAATCAAATAGATAGTCCCAACGCTCGCATATATATACTCTATATTCCAGGAGATCCTTTTTCAAACTCCGCACCAGACTTCATGCAATTCAAGTACCAACAGAACATATTACTACTGCACAACAGATAGCTTTGCATTGCATTGGAAACACACTATTTTCCCTTCAATCAAATGTTCAACATATAGCTGCAGGTTAGAACTCCGCGTGCCCaaatagaagcctgaagatgatgcgTACCGTCGACAAGTGCTTTCCAGACGCATGATATTTAGTCCCAAAACAAATTTTATTCCGATCTTTTCTAAATACACTAACCTATAGCATACCGAGTATGATAATTATACAGCTATGGTTACTATACAAACAAATCCCTGCGGACAAAAATAAAGAGAGAGAAAAGGATTTTATTACAGGATCGAAGAGTGTTGTTACACCCAGGCTCGCCTTTAACTATACACATACTTTTCTTATAAGCTTTTACAGCCAGTAAACGTCATACTTATATGTTGTATTGACGTATCTACTATTGCATCAGCAGAAGATTATTCACAGTCGCGTTTATGTTGTTTGTCCTCATCAAATCCTACAGCGAGAAATGGGAACAGACAAGGCATCAGTGTGTGTAAAAGTCGCAAGAATCAACTACGACCAGAGCTGTGCGAGACAGGCACAAACCTCTATAATTAGCTCGTCAGGAATATGAGGTAGAACTTCCCGCACCCTATCTACCATAGTGAGTACCTCTGAAAGACTTCCATTGCCTGTGCCTGCACTACCACGGAGCCGCAATCCGGAAGCAGATGCACTACCAGGCACCATCGAGGAAGTGGATGGAACAAGAGAGGACCCTGCCATGGGCTCGGGCCATAGGTTCCAGGTACCATCAGCATGCCCATAACTGTCGGTCACAGAAGCCAACTGCCTCATCATCATCTGAACTCCAGAAAGACCTACTGACCTCACTGCACTAGAGGAACTGGGATTATCTATCACAGGGCTTGACCACGGTGGAATCCAGCTAGCATCCAGACCAGCACCCCTGCATAACGCCGGCAAGGAACGGATCAAGGAAACAAAAGGTTAATATCGCTGATGCAAAACCAACCATATAATCCAAGTTTTTTGGGTGAACATGCTAGCTAGAGATTTGGATCTGCTGTTGTTTCGTCATGTTGCCTAAGTTCGTTCACTATATCAGAAGTATAAATGTAGTAATGCTTGGGCTCCTGACTAATTTTTCGTAAAGATGCAATGAACCTAAGAaaaagacaaatctcaagaccAGCAACCAGTTGATCTTacatcatgttgatttcttcctcATCTTATATTAGCACCGATGGATTGAGAAGGTCTTGGCTAGGGGTGCAGGGTGCTCGGGCACTCACTTTTCCACAAAACACTATTTCCAATGTTGTTAAGGTCCCGACCATTTTGTTCAGAGAATCCGAAGGAAACATACATTAACCCAAATGCTCATGCAGCTTGATAACTGTGTCTACCAAAGCAAACTTTCTAGGACTGATGTACAAATCAAACATGGGTATCTTTTTACTCCGTCCCGGTATGTAAGGTGTAACCACATCTGgttcaaagaccaagaaatgtATTTATTTCTCTCGATCAATAATAGTAGTATTGCATCGGTCTACGTATATTTAGAGAGAGCATGCCTTATATTCTGGAACTAAAATAAAAAAGTGGTTACGCCATATTAtgtgcgaaagggcctctagccgagttggttaggtggtttgAGTAGCACTACTCAGGTCCTAGGTTTGACTCCCCATGGGAGCGAAttttcaggctgtggttaaaaaattTCCTCGtttgtcccacgccaaagcacggGTCTAAGGCCTGGCCCCGGCCGCGACCATTCTCACGTATCACTGTGTATAGGTGGGACAGGGGTTCGGGGGATTTCTCGACCTGCGTGgggtcttcttcttaatataatgtcgTGGGGGCGGTCTTACCCCCGCAGGTCAAGTTTTTTTACGCCTTATATTATGGGACAGAGGGAGTAATAGTTACTTTCTGATGAAGTAATTGATGTGCTAATGCAGCTAGTGCCCCCATTCAC contains these protein-coding regions:
- the LOC542430 gene encoding actin-depolymerizing factor 1 (The RefSeq protein has 2 substitutions compared to this genomic sequence) — its product is MANSSSGLAVNDECKVKFRELKSRRTFRFIVFRIDDTDMEIKVDRLGEPNQGYGDFTDSLPANECRYAIYDLDFTTIENCQKSKIFFFSWSPDTARTRSKMLYASSKDRFRRELDGIQCEIQATDPSEMSLDIVRSRTN
- the LOC542430 gene encoding actin-depolymerizing factor 1 isoform X2 gives rise to the protein MANSSSGLAVNDECKVKFRELKSRRSFRFIVFRIDDTDMEIKVDRLGGPNQGYGDFTDSLPANECRYAIYDLDFTTIENCQKSKIFFFSWSPDTARTRSKMLYASSKDRFRRELDGIQCEIQATDPSEMSLDIVRSRTN
- the LOC542430 gene encoding actin-depolymerizing factor 1 isoform X1, whose translation is MAGCLQANSSSGLAVNDECKVKFRELKSRRSFRFIVFRIDDTDMEIKVDRLGGPNQGYGDFTDSLPANECRYAIYDLDFTTIENCQKSKIFFFSWSPDTARTRSKMLYASSKDRFRRELDGIQCEIQATDPSEMSLDIVRSRTN